The proteins below are encoded in one region of Brachyspira intermedia PWS/A:
- a CDS encoding sugar phosphate nucleotidyltransferase, with amino-acid sequence MRGIILAAGKGTRLYPFTLKEPKPLFKVNGKTLLERNIDFLRSNNINDITIVTGYMNEAFDRYVEKYNLKKIVSDVYDKKNSSSSLNLVRDILDDSLIINGDIYIKENVFPYIKPNVSQIISKKIVKGEEDGYISRDSDDRVIKIVKKSTSGYGDTGMMYLVGDMAKAVSEKLPFAKDEEFWEDIVYNLIDDYPLYLTKIPNLIVEIDSARDAILEGLMTKEDVINACNNDDDLLKKLDEVLNY; translated from the coding sequence ATGAGAGGAATAATACTGGCAGCAGGAAAGGGAACTAGATTATATCCATTCACTTTAAAAGAACCTAAGCCTTTATTTAAAGTTAATGGTAAAACTCTTTTGGAAAGAAATATCGATTTTTTACGTTCTAATAATATAAATGATATTACCATAGTTACAGGTTATATGAATGAAGCATTTGATAGATATGTAGAAAAATATAATTTGAAAAAGATAGTATCTGATGTATATGATAAAAAAAATAGTAGCAGTTCTCTTAATTTGGTAAGAGATATTCTTGATGATTCATTAATTATTAATGGAGATATTTATATTAAGGAAAATGTATTTCCATATATTAAACCTAATGTATCTCAAATAATTTCTAAAAAGATAGTAAAAGGTGAGGAAGATGGCTATATATCAAGAGATTCAGATGATAGAGTTATAAAGATAGTTAAAAAATCAACATCTGGATATGGTGATACAGGAATGATGTATTTAGTAGGAGATATGGCTAAAGCTGTGTCGGAGAAACTTCCTTTTGCTAAAGATGAAGAATTTTGGGAGGATATAGTTTATAATTTAATAGATGATTATCCTTTATATTTAACAAAAATACCAAATTTAATAGTTGAAATAGATTCAGCAAGAGATGCTATATTGGAAGGATTAATGACTAAGGAAGATGTAATTAATGCCTGTAATAACGATGATGATTTATTAAAGAAATTAGATGAAGTATTAAATTATTAG
- a CDS encoding 2-aminoethylphosphonate aminotransferase, with protein MNIKRNILLNPGPATTTDTVKMAQVVSDICPREKEFGEVMEFIIEELTNFVANNKDYTTVLFGGAGTAGVEAVLSSICNGKKILVINNGSYSQRMTEILSTYDADFYNYKSDLIKPIDYQKLEEVLKNNKFDYVCAVHNETGTGLLNDIEHIGSLARKYNIEFVVDAMSSYAGIPIDMEKMNIHFLIASSNKNIQGMAGVVFAICNRVSLEKLKNIKSKSYYLDLYAQYANFTKTKQTRFTPPVQTLYALKQAIIETKEETIEKRNKRYTESFETLIAGLKKLNLKLLLDYECQSKIITAIFEPECDGYNFNNMHDYLYERGFTIYPGKVSNFNTFRIANIGAIDKNDIANFLNILEEYLKSIKYI; from the coding sequence ATGAATATAAAAAGAAATATATTATTAAATCCTGGTCCTGCAACTACCACCGATACTGTTAAGATGGCACAAGTTGTAAGTGATATTTGTCCAAGAGAAAAAGAGTTCGGTGAAGTTATGGAGTTTATAATAGAAGAACTTACTAACTTTGTAGCTAATAATAAAGATTATACTACAGTTTTATTTGGAGGAGCTGGAACTGCTGGAGTTGAGGCTGTTCTTTCTTCTATTTGTAATGGAAAAAAGATTTTAGTTATAAATAATGGTTCATATAGTCAAAGAATGACAGAGATACTTTCTACTTATGATGCTGATTTTTATAATTATAAAAGCGATTTAATAAAGCCTATAGATTATCAAAAATTAGAAGAAGTTTTAAAAAATAATAAATTTGATTATGTATGTGCTGTGCATAATGAAACTGGTACAGGTCTTTTAAATGATATTGAGCATATAGGTTCATTAGCAAGAAAATATAATATTGAATTTGTTGTTGATGCTATGAGTTCTTATGCTGGAATACCAATAGATATGGAAAAAATGAATATACATTTTTTGATTGCTAGCTCAAATAAAAATATTCAGGGTATGGCTGGAGTTGTTTTTGCTATATGTAATAGAGTTTCATTAGAAAAATTAAAAAATATAAAGTCCAAATCTTATTATTTAGATTTATATGCACAATATGCTAATTTTACTAAAACTAAACAAACTAGATTTACACCACCGGTTCAGACATTATATGCTTTAAAACAAGCTATAATAGAAACAAAAGAAGAAACTATAGAAAAAAGAAATAAAAGATATACAGAATCTTTTGAAACTTTAATAGCTGGATTAAAAAAATTAAATTTAAAGCTTTTATTAGATTATGAATGTCAGTCAAAAATTATAACAGCAATATTTGAGCCTGAATGCGATGGATATAATTTTAATAATATGCATGACTATTTATATGAAAGAGGATTTACTATTTATCCTGGTAAAGTTTCTAATTTCAACACTTTTAGAATAGCAAATATTGGTGCTATAGATAAAAATGATATAGCTAATTTTCTAAATATTTTAGAAGAATATTTAAAAAGTATTAAATATATATAA
- the aepX gene encoding phosphoenolpyruvate mutase codes for MRRGRLKKILSYKPTVSIIEAHNGLTGLIAEKTTVIKDGRYYQFDGMWVSSLCDSTSRGKPDIELVDLSSRLQTIDEIMEVTTKPIILDADTGGLIEHFVYNVKTLERIGVSAVIIEDKIGLKKNSLFGTEVEQQQDTIENFCNKISSGKKVLKTKDFMIIARIESLILEQGMEDALKRAFAYVEAGADGIMIHSRRKEPDEIFEFCHKFREKDNKTYLVVVPTTFNTVTEDEFADIGVNIVIYANQLTRSAFPAMKKTAETILYNRRAKEADDMCMSIKDILTLIPEE; via the coding sequence ATGAGAAGAGGAAGATTAAAAAAGATACTATCTTATAAACCAACAGTTTCTATTATAGAGGCACATAATGGACTTACTGGATTAATAGCTGAAAAAACTACTGTTATAAAAGATGGAAGATATTATCAATTTGATGGAATGTGGGTATCTAGTTTATGCGATTCTACTTCTAGAGGAAAACCAGATATAGAATTAGTTGATTTATCGTCAAGACTTCAAACTATTGATGAAATAATGGAAGTTACAACTAAACCTATAATATTGGATGCTGATACAGGAGGACTTATAGAACATTTTGTTTATAATGTAAAAACTTTGGAACGTATAGGAGTTTCTGCTGTTATCATAGAAGATAAAATAGGACTTAAGAAAAATTCTCTTTTTGGTACAGAGGTAGAACAGCAGCAGGATACTATAGAAAATTTTTGTAATAAAATAAGTTCTGGTAAAAAAGTATTAAAGACAAAAGACTTTATGATAATAGCGAGGATAGAAAGCCTTATTTTAGAGCAAGGAATGGAAGATGCTTTAAAAAGAGCCTTTGCTTATGTTGAAGCGGGAGCTGATGGTATTATGATACATTCTAGAAGAAAAGAGCCTGATGAAATATTCGAATTTTGTCATAAGTTTAGAGAAAAAGATAATAAAACTTATTTGGTTGTAGTTCCTACTACATTCAATACTGTTACAGAAGATGAATTTGCCGATATAGGTGTTAATATAGTTATATATGCTAATCAACTTACAAGAAGTGCTTTTCCTGCTATGAAAAAAACTGCTGAAACTATCCTTTATAATAGGAGGGCAAAAGAAGCTGATGATATGTGTATGTCTATAAAAGATATACTCACTTTAATTCCAGAAGAATAA
- a CDS encoding MFS transporter — translation MNKINTKKWITFSILILGAGTFTKAAYLKDAFYIPMQEYMNVTHTQIGLAMSVYGLVQAFGGSLSIYIADRFSKKILIPFGLIGVSITGLYLATFPSYIGILICWGLFSLFAEIISWPVILKAIRLLGRDNEQGRLFSFLELGRGIVDVSIAFIGLRIFILLGSNALALRSTIIFFSITVMIAGILSYFLLENDTIKLEDKDGNKISKNRAVLNGIITVLKNKEIWLVSLTIFSVYSVYCGITYFIPFLKDIYGVPLEFLGTYGIINQYGLKIIGSPTGGICSDKIFKSPTKYLRLAFILSAITIIAFILLPHEHMNKYFYVGMILTLSYGVIVFSMRAIYFAPINEIKVPKEITGTAMSVACMIGYFPRSFIYTLYGYILDHNNGIKGYNIIFFIMAGFSILGILISSILLKNIKNKIN, via the coding sequence TTGAATAAAATAAATACAAAAAAATGGATAACATTTTCTATATTGATATTAGGAGCAGGCACTTTTACTAAAGCTGCTTATTTAAAAGATGCTTTTTATATTCCAATGCAAGAATATATGAATGTTACTCATACACAGATTGGTTTAGCTATGTCTGTATATGGTTTAGTACAAGCATTTGGAGGCTCATTATCAATTTATATAGCAGATAGATTTTCAAAAAAAATTCTAATTCCATTTGGGCTTATAGGTGTTTCTATTACAGGATTATATTTAGCAACTTTCCCAAGTTATATTGGTATTTTAATATGCTGGGGACTATTTTCTTTATTTGCAGAAATTATATCATGGCCTGTAATATTAAAAGCCATTCGACTATTAGGAAGAGATAATGAACAAGGAAGATTATTTAGCTTTTTAGAACTTGGAAGAGGTATTGTAGATGTTTCTATTGCTTTTATTGGTCTTAGAATATTTATATTGCTAGGTTCAAATGCATTGGCACTAAGAAGTACTATAATATTCTTTTCAATAACTGTTATGATAGCTGGAATTTTATCATATTTCTTGCTTGAAAATGATACAATAAAATTAGAAGATAAAGATGGTAATAAGATATCTAAAAATAGAGCTGTATTAAATGGAATTATTACTGTACTCAAAAATAAAGAAATATGGCTTGTTTCTTTAACTATATTTTCTGTATATTCTGTGTACTGCGGCATAACATATTTCATACCATTTTTAAAAGATATTTATGGAGTACCATTAGAATTTTTAGGAACTTATGGAATTATAAATCAATACGGATTAAAAATAATAGGAAGCCCAACAGGAGGTATATGTTCCGACAAAATATTTAAATCCCCTACTAAATATCTTAGACTGGCATTTATATTGTCTGCAATAACAATTATAGCATTTATACTATTACCTCATGAACATATGAATAAATATTTTTATGTTGGAATGATATTAACATTAAGCTATGGAGTCATTGTATTTTCAATGAGAGCCATATATTTTGCTCCTATAAACGAAATAAAAGTTCCTAAAGAAATAACGGGTACTGCTATGTCAGTTGCTTGTATGATAGGATATTTTCCTAGAAGTTTTATATATACTTTATACGGATATATATTAGATCATAATAATGGTATAAAAGGATATAATATCATATTTTTTATAATGGCAGGATTTTCTATATTAGGAATACTAATATCAAGCATTTTATTAAAAAATATAAAAAATAAGATAAATTAA
- a CDS encoding adenylyltransferase/cytidyltransferase family protein has protein sequence MKAFILKSDFSSYIVYNNEDLLKRQLRLLSKFEITDIYFLYKNNNIDKYCREYNLNYTIIDNISNVFDGSLEDDILILNGDSIFSEYVLSDVLAFNTKAAAVNSYVNLSGVTIDQNNIVKSIDINTRDNLFYYFPIIKINKLSNINDYSKIFDFEDISLIENNSNEICFVLDNCTRKKEYINDYFNKERVVYLAFSTDIIHGAHIRILKKAKELGKVIVGVMSDQAVASFKRYPVLDYEHRYEIIKNIKYVDEVVEQKTLSYTDNLMSIKPNYVVHGDDWRDDNLRYIRDETINTLKK, from the coding sequence ATGAAAGCTTTTATTTTAAAATCTGATTTTTCTTCATATATTGTTTATAATAATGAAGATTTATTAAAAAGGCAATTAAGATTATTAAGTAAATTTGAAATAACAGATATATATTTCTTATATAAAAACAATAATATAGATAAGTATTGTAGAGAATATAATCTTAATTATACTATTATAGATAATATTTCTAATGTATTTGATGGAAGTTTAGAAGATGATATATTAATATTAAATGGGGATTCTATATTTTCAGAATATGTTTTAAGTGATGTACTTGCTTTTAATACTAAAGCAGCTGCAGTAAATAGTTATGTTAATCTTTCTGGTGTTACTATTGATCAAAATAATATAGTAAAAAGTATAGATATTAATACAAGAGATAATTTATTTTATTATTTTCCAATTATAAAAATTAATAAATTATCAAATATAAATGATTATAGCAAGATATTTGACTTTGAAGATATTTCATTAATAGAAAACAATAGCAATGAGATTTGTTTTGTTTTAGATAATTGTACAAGGAAGAAAGAATATATTAATGACTATTTTAATAAAGAAAGAGTTGTTTATTTGGCATTCAGCACAGATATAATACATGGTGCTCATATAAGAATATTAAAAAAAGCTAAAGAATTGGGCAAGGTTATAGTTGGAGTTATGAGTGATCAGGCTGTTGCTAGTTTTAAAAGATATCCTGTACTTGATTATGAACATAGATATGAGATTATAAAGAATATTAAATATGTTGATGAAGTTGTTGAGCAGAAAACATTAAGTTATACAGATAATCTTATGAGTATCAAACCTAATTATGTTGTACATGGTGATGATTGGAGAGATGATAATTTAAGATATATTAGAGATGAAACTATAAATACTTTGAAAAAATAG
- a CDS encoding CDP-glycerol--glycerophosphate glycerophosphotransferase — MLITIFALFILFQSSVFGYIDPGTGSLLFSALFGIIGTLFFLSKALLIKLKTISFSKSKNIETEASKKARIIIYGEDKRYYNVFKPIIEELIKLEIPVIYYSSSEDDQIFEIKNDLLHTEFIGVGNKAYAKLNFIEADICLMTTPNLDVFQLKRSKGVKKYVHIFHAPSEAALYCLYSLDFFDAVLLNGENQVADIRELEGTRNTKVKDLEIIGSTYLDELNKKKEEALKSITKSTDKRTVLIAPSWGMNGLLTRFGEKLIDPILDSGYHVIVRPHPQSLIVEKDMIEKLKNKYKDNSNLEWDFNRDNIYSLSKADVMLSDFSGVIFDYAFLFDKPTIIPSFTFDKRGYDAIELKGETWTFKTLPNISVSIDENNFANISSIVEDTINNNSLKDNILKAKDEAYMYRGQAGVRGANILKSYLETI, encoded by the coding sequence ATGTTAATTACAATATTTGCATTATTTATATTATTTCAAAGTAGTGTATTTGGATATATAGATCCTGGAACAGGAAGTTTGCTTTTCTCTGCATTATTTGGTATAATAGGTACACTTTTCTTTTTGTCAAAAGCATTGTTAATAAAATTAAAAACTATTTCTTTTTCTAAAAGCAAAAATATAGAAACAGAAGCTTCAAAAAAAGCTAGAATAATAATTTATGGTGAAGATAAAAGATATTATAATGTATTCAAACCAATTATAGAAGAATTAATAAAATTAGAAATACCAGTTATATATTATAGTTCTAGTGAAGATGATCAAATATTTGAAATAAAAAATGATTTGCTACATACAGAGTTTATAGGAGTAGGTAATAAGGCTTATGCTAAATTAAATTTTATAGAAGCAGATATTTGTTTAATGACAACTCCAAATTTAGATGTATTTCAGTTAAAACGCTCTAAAGGTGTAAAGAAGTATGTACATATATTCCATGCTCCTAGTGAAGCAGCATTATATTGTTTGTATTCATTAGATTTTTTTGATGCTGTATTGCTTAATGGTGAAAATCAAGTAGCTGATATTAGAGAATTGGAAGGTACAAGAAATACTAAAGTTAAAGATTTAGAAATTATAGGAAGTACATATTTAGATGAACTTAATAAAAAGAAAGAAGAAGCTTTAAAATCTATTACTAAAAGTACTGATAAGAGAACAGTTTTAATAGCACCTTCTTGGGGTATGAATGGACTTCTTACTAGATTTGGCGAAAAATTAATTGATCCTATACTTGATAGCGGTTATCATGTTATTGTACGTCCGCATCCTCAGTCTTTAATAGTAGAAAAAGATATGATAGAAAAATTAAAGAATAAATATAAAGATAATTCTAATTTAGAATGGGATTTTAATAGAGATAATATTTATTCTTTATCAAAAGCTGATGTTATGTTATCTGATTTTTCAGGTGTTATATTTGATTATGCTTTTCTTTTTGATAAACCAACTATAATACCTAGTTTTACTTTTGATAAAAGAGGCTATGATGCAATAGAATTAAAAGGCGAAACTTGGACTTTCAAAACTTTACCAAATATTTCTGTTTCAATAGATGAGAATAACTTTGCTAATATCTCATCTATTGTTGAAGACACTATTAATAATAATTCATTAAAAGATAATATTTTAAAGGCTAAAGATGAGGCTTATATGTATAGAGGTCAAGCAGGTGTAAGAGGTGCTAATATTTTGAAATCATATTTGGAAACTATTTAA